The DNA segment CTTCTTTCTTTATTGGGGGTGAGCCGGTGCAGTGGGATTAGCTAGTTGAAAAATTCCAGGGAAAACAGACATAATGAATGGGGGTGGGAGTACAGGAAGGTGGTGGAAACCCGTAAGACACTAAGActttgaaaacaacctaaatgtccgtCGGTAAGGGGCTActtaaataaactatggtatacccaaacaacagaaaaatatgcaactattctagaaaaaattaaggaagctCTTTATGTATTCACATAGAATGATCTTCGAGATACAgtaattgggggaggggggagaggtgcAAAGCTGAGTACACAACATGCTACAGTTTGTACAAAAtttgggagaaaacaaaaaaacccatttgCTCgttatattagttatctattgctatgcgacaaattaccccaaaacttaatggTTTCAAACGAACGTTTATTATGTTTCCATGGGTCAGGAATCCGGCCACAGCTCAGCTGGTTGCCTTTGTCTTAGGTCCTCATGAAGTTGTAGTCGAGCTATTAGCTGGGGCTGTGGTCTCACCAGAAGGCTTAAGTCACAGGGGCGCAGGGGTTCTGCTTCCAAGCTCAGTCACGCGATTGCTGGCAGGCATCGGTCTCTCACACAAGCTCTCCACAGGGCCGACTTGGAACACTGCAGCTGACTTCTCCCAGCGTGAGGGATGCAAGAGGGAGTGATGGACCAAGATGGAGGCTGCAGTCTTAACAGCTAGTTTCAGAACGAACACCCCACCGCTCCCATAGAATCTAGGGCGCTGCCCCCCTCCCAGACCTACAAAATGAGGGTCTAAATTTTAACAAGAGCCCAGTGATTTCTATACACATTAAAGCTTGAGAAACACTGGTTTAAATCTTTCCCTGGTTGAACCGTAAACCTTTCTAGGGATCTCTTTCATCTGTCTCCAGAGCACATCATAAGGCCTGACACCCAAatgtcttttaagttttatttatgattGTTAACGTAtgtgatagattttttaaattcctgggAGAACGTCTACCATATTGTTAAAAACAGTAGACAGTGTGCATTTTCACTTTCTGTAATACTTCAATCTTCTACAATGAGAATGTACAATCTTTATAAGTAGAAATACATGaagatttggaaaaacaaaagatataatACATTCCTAAAATTGTATATGAGATGTACACTGGTGTATATTGTGTTGAGCTATTTTTAGAGATAGGAAAGTGAAAAGATggctaaaaaagttttttttgagtttatctagggacatctgggtggctcagtcagttaagcatctgacttcagctcaggtcatgatctcgtagtctgtgagttcgagccctacatcgggctctgcgctgaaagctcagagcctggagcctgcttcggattctgtgtctccctctctctgtgcctctccccagctcattctctttctctcaaaaataaataaaaatttaaaaattttaaaaataataaaaaagtttatctaaaaaaataataattaaaaaaataaaaagtttatttaacagTATATACCAATGATGCcacatttgtggggtttttttaaatttgtggatATGGACACAGAAAGAGCCATATATCAAAATATCTCTGATGGAGTTTGTGTTTCAtacttttctacatttaaaatttttcctacaattttcctctgattttttaaaaagcatatagatcacttttgtagtaaaaaaaaaaagtcatcttcattttaaaaatatctacactCTTTATTAAGCCTCTCTACATCCAGTGACCCAGATTTTCCCACAGCCTAGGAAGCTGACAGGTCTGGAAGTACCCaaccatttcacagatgaaggcACTGGGCTTCAGAAATAACGCCGATGGCCTGATTCTGGGCGCTCTTCTCCCACCGTGCAGCTACTCCAAGATCAGAGGGATGTGGAAAATCAGGTGCCAGCTTTGGTCAGAAAAAAACCCCCATCATTTTAGCAGTCTTACTATGCCCAGTTACTTAACTCTCAGACAGGGAACAGAGGAACACCATCGAAGACAAAGCACTGAGAATGATTCACGCTGCGCCACCTCCCCCTGGTGGCGGACTCCGGAAACTGAATGACGACGAGGAGCTAAAGCAGCTGGACAATGATAGACGACTCTGACTTACGAGTTTTCAAACTTTAcgatggtgcaaaagcaatacGTGTCCACTGGAAACCGtacttcagattttgaatttggatcttttctcgGACTGGCAATACGCGGTCTGATCCTCTCTTGTGACACCGGGTGACAGCAGTAAGCCCCAGCTTACGGTCAGCCCCAAGTTCACAAGGGTACACAACTTATACAGCCACTCCGTGCCCATACCACCCTTCTGTTTTGCAATCAATTACacgagatattcaacactttatggTACAACAGGCTTGGTATTCAATGATTTtacccaactgtaggctaatgtgaGTGTTCAGGGCACATTTAAGGCAGGCTAGGCTGAGCTATGACatttggtaggttaggtgtattaaatgcatttttgactcacgatattttcaacttacatgATGACATTATCAAGATGTAACACCATTATAGGTCGAGGAAGATCTGTACTGTCTTCCATCAATATCAcccttatttctttaaatcatcAAGAAGAATCATCTTGCGTCAGGGAATCAGGTACTGATACAAATACACATAACAGGGCCGGGTGTCAACCAAGCTCAGAGCTTTGGATGATGCTCAGAGGGATGCCACTCTCTCCCCCGTCCTTTCCTTCCCTACCACATCTGTGGCTGTGGCTCCTGCCCCCAGTGTTCTCTTGCACTGCCTTTCCtgcattctctctgcctccatcatccaTTCCCGAGCCTAGAAAAGGGCAAGGGGTGTCCACGTACTTTCAACCATGACAGAGCAGAGGGAGGCCGCAACATTAGAAACATCTAACACAACCCTCCCAAGGGCTACTCCTCCGGCCCCAGGCACTAATCTTTCAAGTATGTTAGGTTACAATACTGACATTTCTTTGGAAATACCAGAATGCACCAGTATCAGCCTTCAACCGTGTCTCACTAGTATGCTGATAAACACACCACTTCCTTACTCTTCCAAGAAGAAGGAAACATTCAATAGGGTATCTGgaataggaagagagaaaaactgtGGCATATCACCTCTCCAGGGAACGTAAAACAtcagatttataaaaaatatggagGCACTGCAAGGGCATCTCtgtaagacagagagacacagagaaagaaagcagacatGAAGGCATAAATGAAAACCAGTACCTTGTACAAGGGTTTGGTGTTCATCTTCTGAAATCCGGTCCCAGGCCTTGGGCAAAGCTTGGATGTTGGCCAAGTCTCCCCACTGGATGGAGGACAGGAGGCACTTTCTCTTCAGGTAACTTCCGGGAAGTTAAGGACTGCTCAAAAAGACAACGAAATATGCTGAAGGGAAAAATACCCTGGGGAGAGCTACGAGAAGCTAGAAGGGTAAGGGGTAGCTCTCTCGCACTCACCTATGTCACACATCTTTGCTGAGCACCTCTTCACTCACAGTGCTACAGGGCCAGAGGGATGAAACATCACCCCAACAATCTAGGATCTCACCACGCTGAGCAGAAAAACCAGAAAGTAGAAAGGGAGAATCTCAGGGACACAAAAGAGGAAACTCTGTGGCGGTTCAGAAGTTGAGTGACGAGTCCCTCCCATTTGGAGGGCCTCAGGAAGATTCCATCTGGCAAGAAAAGCATAAGGTGCAGAAGTGAGGAAGCATGGAATGGTTTCAGGGCCGAGTAAATCCTCCAATCTGGCCGGCTGGAACACGCACAGCAGTCAGAAAGGTGGCCGAGAAGGCAGGCTGAGCCAGAACACAAAGAGCACCGAAGACCCACATGGGGATTCTGGAAGCTGTCGAAAACTCCTTTATAAGCAACAGGCAGAACAAAGATGTCTTCAGGCTACCGTTGAGGTCCCTAGCCGGAGCCGGCTTagagggaaagaaggcagagacagagaaacctgTCAAGAGGCTGCACAGATCAAGGGGCCTCACAAGAGGCAAGAGACTATGGAAGAGGCAGTGcagatagagaagaaaaatacaagaagcGCCAAGGAAACGGATTCAAAACACCTGACAGGCGGCCGTGTGGACGTTGGGAgaagagtacctggcacacagtcagCGCTCAGTAACACTGGCTGCGGCTACTGCTCCCCTGCCTAGGCTGTCCCACTGCCTCCACAGCTGCCACCGCCACAGCTGCCACCAATGCAGTGAAAAAGGAaagcgagagggagagggggaaggggctgcTGGAGTTCCCACACAATGATCACACAGGGTTGATCCTACACCTGGAGGGAAAGGGGACTGAGTGTGGCGGCAGGACCGAGGAGCTTGTGCTCCCAGGAGCGACCCGGCTGGAGGCAGCTGCGGGAAGCTGAACATCAAGGCTAGAAACGAGAATGAAGGGCGGATTGGGGAGTTACTCAAATGAAGGCAGAAACTGAAGCCAGAGCGGAGATGCGTGATTCAGGCAAGACTtatgagaggggcgcctgagtggctcagtcagtgaagcggccgacttcggctcaggtcgtgaactcatggttcaggagttcgagccccgcactgggctctgtgctgacagcaaggagcctggggcctcctttcgggttctgtgtctccctctctctctgcccctcccctgctcacactccatctctcaaaaataaataaacattaggaaaaaaaaaaaaaagaattgagagaaAAGGGCCAGAACTCCAATGAACTGGTGGTATTCCTGCAGCTCCCCTGGCTCCACACCACCCCAAGTCTTTCCTCCGAACTCAGCCAGGTGATACTGTGAGAAAACACAGGCTGATTATGTTATCCTTCTTCTCAAAACCTTCTAACAGCTTTCCACCTCACTCTGAGCAAAAGCCAAAATCCTTTCAAAGACCTCCAGGGCCCTATGAGGTCCAGCCCCATCTCTCTGACCGTGTCTCCTGTTAGGCTCCCCGTCCTCATCCGCTCTAGCCCTGCTGGCTTCCGCACTATTTCATGAACATGTCAGGCATGCTCTCCCCCaaagggcctttgcacttgcggTTTCCTCTACCTGGGACACGCTTCCCCCAAATATCACATGGCTCTCTCCTTCGCTCTCGTTAGGTCTTTTCTCAAATGCCACTAACCCAGTGAGCCCTCTCCTGCCCACCCTATTTCAAGTCAGGACTCAATGCTCATCCCTCACTTGCCCTGCTTTATTCTTCTCTAAGTTCAGAGATCAAAGAGAACTGACTGACCCATACTACGTAGTGGTATAATCTCACGAAAACTGAAAGACTTCCTGAAGCAGCTCTGGACGCTGCCTGAAACATGTGCAAAGGATACGAATTTCGATAATGTCTCTCAATATCTTGCAACCATTCCAACATGTCAGCCACCGAAGGGCTCACAACCGAAGCCTGGAGGACACCATCCATGCCAATCGTGTCTGCATGCTGCTCATAGGTCTGAAGCACTCGCTCCACGTGGCTGCTGACGGTGTCACGCACCTTGAGGAGGGCGGTTCTGGGGGAAAAGAAGTCTCGTATTAGGCAATATCATGAGAAAGGCCTAAGGCAGGGTTCCTCAACCTCAGCACACTCACATTTTGGCCTGGATGGTTCTTTGTGGTGGGGAGGTTGCCCTGTGTATTTTAGGATGTCGGGCAGCATCTTTGGCCTGTACCCACTAGATGACAGGAGCAAACcatgcccccaccctccccgagCTATGACGATCAGTAATGTCTCCAggtattgccaaatgtcccaaTGGGAAAAATTGCTCTGGAGGCACAGACTACTGTGGATCCTCGGAAAGTTACTTATTCTCAATCACGTATAAAAATGGTCTGTCTTGCTCACTGCACACCCTAAGTACCTAGAACACGGACACCGGTGCACACAATGACAAACACTTGTTCAATGGATGAATGAGCAGAACGGGTTCTTATGAGGACTAAGTGCAATAACGTATATAAAATGCCCAGCAGGAAAGTGCCCACcttatggtaaatatttttatcattccaCTGGTGACTCCAAGGGACCAGCCACCAAGAAGAAGGCTACAACTTCCAAAAGGACAAAGAATTCCCTAACCTAGAACTGGGGCTTTCGAAACGTGTGGCCTTGActcacaattaaaaaacagacttaggggcgcctgggtggctcagtcggttaagtgtccgacttcagctcaggtcatgaaccatgggttcgagccctgcgtcaggctctgtgctcacacctcagagcctggagcctgcttcagattctgtgcctccctctccctctgcccctcacctgcttgctcactcgctctttctctctctcaaaaataaataaaacatttaaaaattaaaaaaaaaaaaaaagaatgccaaaaaaatagacttaaagtAACAGCCCAATCCTCACAAATATGTCAACAACTGAAATAAAAGTACCTTAGAATATACCACAACATAATTTAATTGACTGATGGTCTATCTCTTCTAATCAACTAAGAAACTAAGTCCGGTTCATTGCTGTATTCCGAGCACCTTGCACTCGGCATCCCGTAAAGGCTTCGTGAATGTATTttgtacaaataaatacaaagaagggCCCCATCTTTGACCATTTCCAAGTAGTCTATGGCACAGACTGTATACACTAGAACCTTCTCTTGCTCTAGTCAAGGAATGGCCTACGTGCCCTGCCTCTTGTTTATCCTCAATACTTAGAACTCTTAGAGGGTCTCCCGTTCGGCATACTAAGAGTTTAGAGATGTGCTATGCTTGGCACAGAGACATCAACGTATAGCAGAACAGAGTGGCAGCGGACCACTCTGGCCTTGACGTCAGGTAAACTTGGGTTAGATCCCAGCTTTACCATTTATCAGTTGTGTGACCACAGGCAATCTGATGGAGACTCGGTTTCCTCACCAGCAAAATGGGATGAAGTGAGGTTAAGTTAGAGATGCTGAAAAGATTTTATAATACCAGGGTAAAACCTTTGACTCTTAGCACCTCTGAAGTTTAAAGTACAATTCCTCACTGCTTTTTACAAAAGAACTGTAGAGGGGGGCTAATAAGCTTTCTCCAtggcttttctcttctccttttgtaaCTTCTCCTAAGGCCACCACTGCCATGCCTTACGGGGCAATGGAAATGCCATAAAATGACTTTCTGACAAGAGGTCTCATTGTGCAACAAATGGGGCGGAGGGTTGGAAGGAGGGAAAGGTTGAACAGAGGAGGGAAGGTTGGGACACCTCCAAATATCATGCTCTCAAGTAAGGGAGAAAACTCTCTTCTGACTGATACTGGCTACTTATTAAAGACCAAGTTTTCCCATTTTTCCGCCAAGAAGGAGCGGCACTGAACTCTTACAGCCTCTCCTCTAACTTGTCCAAGACAGTGTCGCCAGCCCACAGCTGCTTGCGCCTCAGCCGCTCCTTTAAGTCTGGGAAGGCCCGAAGTGGTGGCACGTCCTCAAACCGCAGATTCTGGGCCGCCTGCAGCTGCTCTGCCAGGTTGCTGAGGGACAGCAGGAGGGGCTGGCAGTCCCTTAGCGCACTCTGCCACAGGCCCTGCTGCTCCTCCA comes from the Acinonyx jubatus isolate Ajub_Pintada_27869175 chromosome C1, VMU_Ajub_asm_v1.0, whole genome shotgun sequence genome and includes:
- the AIRIM gene encoding ribosome biogenesis protein C1orf109 homolog isoform X4, which produces MTQDQPLLAVQEALKQCFPVVEEQQGLWQSALRDCQPLLLSLSNLAEQLQAAQNLRFEDVPPLRAFPDLKERLRRKQLWAGDTVLDKLEERLTALLKVRDTVSSHVERVLQTYEQHADTIGMDGVLQASVVSPSVADMLEWLQDIERHYRNSYLKRKCLLSSIQWGDLANIQALPKAWDRISEDEHQTLVQDTLLNVSFFLEE
- the AIRIM gene encoding ribosome biogenesis protein C1orf109 homolog isoform X1: MTQDQPLLAVQEALKQCFPVVEEQQGLWQSALRDCQPLLLSLSNLAEQLQAAQNLRFEDVPPLRAFPDLKERLRRKQLWAGDTVLDKLEERLTALLKVRDTVSSHVERVLQTYEQHADTIGMDGVLQASVVSPSVADMLEWLQDIERHYRNSYLKRKCLLSSIQWGDLANIQALPKAWDRISEDEHQTLVQGTGFHLCLHVCFLSLCLSVLQRCPCSASIFFINLMFYVPWRGDMPQFFSLPIPDTLLNVSFFLEE
- the AIRIM gene encoding ribosome biogenesis protein C1orf109 homolog isoform X2 → MTQDQPLLAVQEALKQCFPVVEEQQGLWQSALRDCQPLLLSLSNLAEQLQAAQNLRFEDVPPLRAFPDLKERLRRKQLWAGDTVLDKLEERLTALLKVRDTVSSHVERVLQTYEQHADTIGMDGVLQASVVSPSVADMLEWLQDIERHYRNSYLKRKCLLSSIQWGDLANIQALPKAWDRISEDEHQTLVQGSFFKKEPWGAPGWLSQSSS
- the AIRIM gene encoding ribosome biogenesis protein C1orf109 homolog isoform X3 — its product is MTQDQPLLAVQEALKQCFPVVEEQQGLWQSALRDCQPLLLSLSNLAEQLQAAQNLRFEDVPPLRAFPDLKERLRRKQLWAGDTVLDKLEERLTALLKVRDTVSSHVERVLQTYEQHADTIGMDGVLQASVVSPSVADMLEWLQDIERHYRNSYLKRKCLLSSIQWGDLANIQALPKAWDRISEDEHQTLVQACPGLRGSHAPINAIQCQV